The following nucleotide sequence is from Salvia splendens isolate huo1 chromosome 2, SspV2, whole genome shotgun sequence.
gacgtgtgttagaccccgtaatttcatgaatttatcccctagacctatgcatgaaattagccttatcaatgcgcgttcagcgtccctatctccgggtcttcatctATATGGGCAGCCATTATCCTTTGGTTACCCTCCAACTGTAGCATCtgttctggtattcctccttctatggtgtcttgctcttcgtcactactcgtgcctaggtcagacagggcTGTCGACGGGCCGGGACGAGTGGTCACGAGTATAGTCCCTCGTTGAAGTATCTTCAGTCTccaatggtcaggagccgaactgcttctcataaactgaaagaaaaagaaaagagaaaagttaTAACACAATAtgtacgccaaagtatcacacacaagaACAGTAAATAACgtcattcatccccggcaacggtgccatttGATAAGTGCCAGGTTTGAGCAGGTGTCGCGTTAagcaaaggatgtatcctactgatcaggatggaagtcccagctatgcctgaacctggtatcaataattcctcaacccacttccactgactagtatagtggatgtaagggtcgaatcccacagagatgaatgcgctttggtaattgtggtgatattctggaattgttggttagctaccacgctttgggttgagattctatcTAGACTGGAAATTAAGGTGGTACACTACTGACTGGGAGGTGTGAAAGATGATTAAcaagcagctgtgtacgtgagattgagggaacattatgtttcagaaaatatctggaaggtacgggttactataaaaggctaaacagaatatcagagaataagtggtagttaggtgactaggctaaCAGAtttgtagggtaccagcagaaaaagtagagaaaagtaaaggacaaaagcaaaaagtaactaaaaagcaaaagtggtctcAAACTTAGATGTAGGTGTTATCTTCTTccacatgaataaactcagatcaacaaaccCAGAATTCATCAACGAGAGtttcagattaacaactcacgaaAACAGATCTAACAAtttaaactccaaatcaaaagaataaactagcgaaactgaaattacgctcACTGGGTagcatgcaaggtggcagaaatcacgtgaACTAAGCCTTCGCACTTAACACTTAAATCTAAATCTAACATCAAACTCAATTCACAAACTCAGAACGATCAACTTAGAAATGAAAATATGCATTCAACACTTGGAAATTACAGTAGCAACTAGATCTAtactatctaggcagaaagaaactgaatcaaacagaaaccgatgcacaaaaacaacttcatagtaataaaacgtttggatctcaaccAAAGTACTTCAAAGTTAGCAAGTATtgaaaatgcaacagatccaacataagaaaaacaagtaaggttaactacgaaagcaattaaagattgttttgccactccggtcGATGAAACGACTATCACTACGCGAcgaactggctggaacgagataatgtggaactccggcgaactggtgaacttcaggtgaccatggttgtggaGAGGAACgagaagatgtaggacaatgctgaaaagaatgatctaccgagagagaattcTAACTAAGTGTAGAGGTCGTAAagttccttctttttttttctccaagtggcttccttttatagggaggacTTCCCTTGattttttagggtagactcttctcgtgaaatgactcttttgcccttatTTGTGGTTGATctttcccagcaatccttcttttccatctcgagccttttttggcatgcatcctggtcagtatcgCACCCTTTtggcgctcttttcacctgagttatctgACTCTTTCCATACTGACTagaaccctttccctgcacactttagcaactgtttagcagatataatccaattatgcacgttatactaaccagtaaccaaggccttgAATACAACTTATCAGACCTtcactaatactccctctgttccttgttaatagaagcatttcttttcggcacggagtttaagaatagtgtgttaaatggatggtgaaaaagtaagagataataaaaaaagagagatgaaAGTAAAAtggagaattactttttgccaaaaatagaaatgactcaattaacttggaactttccgaaatagaaaaatgactctattaacatggaacggagggagtactattttttattcactttttatacaaaaataaaacaattttttaaaatccaaaaCATTTATCTCCAGAAAGAGGAAGTATTACTTTTTCTATTTGATCAGTCCATGAATATAAGTGTATAGTATCTCTCTGTCTACATGCGACCAATTTTATGATAATAAAACTTACCaatttttgtatattatttttatttataactaaTTTTGTACTACAGTCATTATCACAGGTGGGGTCGGTTCTGATTTGTAGCGCCAAAACGTATCAACTGCTGCAATTCTGCTAATGTTGGCAGATCCTTAGTACAGCATCAGGCGCATATCAGACCATTCCTCCAATAACCACATAACGcgtgtatgtataaaacacaaTACAACATATCCACTCTTCATCTCGCAAAACAGAGGTTGAGCTCTTGCCTGCCGTTTCGTTCAATCAACAATTTTCCCATCTACAATCTCCGTCGCTCTGCTTTTTTCGCCGCCAACACCTTTCGTCGAATCGGCGGTGATTCTAGAGCTTAGTTGCGTTTCTACTACGTTTGACTCTATTCTCTGCGTATATTCAAATCACAATTTTCACTAGCACTATCGAAATCCAAACTCAACTTCACCAAGTCTGGTGAATGTCtataaattattactattatccTTCAAATCTCGGCATTTGATTTTCTCTTGTCCATAATTTTCCTTCAACATTTGCTATTTGAGCATTTCGACTCCATTTTTTTTTGGAGAGGGTATCATATTTTATTTGGATTCAGGTTTCGGAGTTCGTTCAGGTTTTCTTTCCAGTACTACCTAGGTCTGTAGTCTGTACAATTTCCTTTTGTGCTTTTGAAGTTGTGTTGGTATTTTTTCACCATTTGCCAACAAGATATTGTGCCTCGTTGGTTGTTGATATTGCACTCAGATGATAAACTTTAtgctctctttctctctatttcCAGCTTGAGGCAGCATAAAGTTCTTACGCTTactgttttcttcttctttagtTGAGATACCATTTACCAATAGATGTGATATCTAACTAATCTGGTTATTCTTATATAGTGTATGCTGATCTGCTGCTACTGGCTTTAGACGGAAAGGCCTGAACTCGAGGACTGAAGCTTCATCATCTCTGTGGTGAGTTTAGGTTATAGCTTGCTCTGTAAGCCACTAAAACTCTACCTGCAACACCATTTTAACCATGAAATTTCCGGGATTATTAGCATGTTTCTATGCTTTGGATACACTGTACATCGTTTCTTATTTACTCGAGCACTTTCAGATAAGGTATTTAGTTACTCTGTATTCTTAGCACAAGTCATGGCTATTCACCTTATATCCATCAAGATCAAGTGAAATAATGGGTTGATAGTACCATATAGATAAAGTAATACGTAAGCAAGATGCTGTGAAATTGGGATGCATTGGCTAAAAGCCTCCAGATTAATAAAAGGAAGACTAATGAGAATATTTCAAGTAACAGAAAGAGCCTTTAGATAAACAAATTGAATTAGGATGCCAGCAAATTAATGTGGAAGTTAGAAAACAATGCACAGGTGGTAATATTTCTCTATATGTCCCTTTGAACAGAGTTGGATACTATTGATCTATGGGAATGGAAAGGGAAACTGCAAATGCTATAAAAAATTGTGACACGAGAAACTGTAAAAATACAGAGAAGGAAGGAATGTATGCTGTCCAGATTTCAAAAGACAGGAAGCTAAATGGCCGAAGCTATAGAGGGTGGCTGAAATCACTGGTCAAACAAAAAGGATCAGGTTTGGTTAAGTTTACCTATTTTCATGTCTATACATCGCAGCTAGAATTAATTGTGATCAAGAAGTTGTGTATACAATAGGATTTGTTAAAGTTCTCAAGTTCATTTTATACAATTAAGAGTATCTTTAATGCATGTCAACAGAGTCAGACTTTCATCTGTAGAGTGGCTTTTTTCTGATTATGCTGTTATATGTTTCTTCTGAATTATATAACTCTTATTTGACAGACCCTTCAATTGAGAAAGAGAGTTATCTGCCTCAAGCTCATGTTAATGCTACGGGACCAAAAGATTCCAGTGACAATGAATCAACCAATACTAATGGCTCACGGTCACTTTCACAACCGAAAAGGTACCAGTTATTTTCTCAGAAATAAAAAATCTTTTGTCTAAGATGCTATTCCATCATTGAATTTACAGACTCCAAATGCTCCATAATGAATTTTGAACATCATTTAATTGTATAAACATTTAATGACCTGAAAGAAGGGACATACATAAAGTTGACGAGATATCCAATCTTGAATTACATAAAAACAAGACTCCGGTTACAGGAGAGCTAATCTTTATTCTCTAAACAAGTCTAAAACTAACAATGTAACAGATGCCGAAGCAGCCCCAACAATTCCAAATTTGTGGTCAGTAAGTGAAATGTGCAAATCAACAATAGAGAAATGAGACAGTAAATGAATCGACTTAATCTCTTTTGTtatttgcatttttatttttatatttcttttttttattccacagagttattagtataatatcttgcaaaaatattaattagAGACCATTATGAAGTTTTGAATATTTTACACCCACTAAAAGAGTGTTAGTTAAGATGACAGTAGCATCATCTTATGATTTTCCATCTTTTGATTAACTGATATTTCAGATACAAACTGGGTTTTGTATATTAAGTCTGAGCTCTAAGTAAGATAGCATATCATGGATTTGGTTTCCTTGTAAATGTAAAAGATGGCAAGCAAATTGAATTAGATTATTGTATTAGTGCAACTGCGAGAACTATTTCATGCTAAGAATATAAATGAGAAACTCTGACATCTCATCCACCATTTAAACCTTTTCTCCTCtcttttgttttccttttcctAGAGGATAACTGAATGTTTTAAGCGAATGACATGTTTCTTGGTAGGACGGATTTTCAACTGAGGTGGGTAAGTAATTCCGGTCATGCCAAAAAAAGTTATAGTCCAGAACTTGCTGCTCAGACTGAGGTTAGTTTCTGCTATTTCAAGTTACAGTAACTGTTCTGTCTTATCAGCATCACAGTTTGGGCACTTTACAGTGAAGATAGGGCTTGTTCATAGTATTATCCTATTACTTTTGTCAGTCTTGATCCCTTTTTTTTCTCTGTTTCATCTAACACATTTGAGATTAGTAATATCACTATTTACTCTCTTGTACGGAATCTTTCACTGAGATATTTTTGATGCACAAAACATATATTAACTGAATTTTATTCGTTGTGATATCTTTTGTTGCTATCTTTTCATATTGTTGACAATTATGTATAGACTATTGAATTCTGTTTCTCAGGGACCCAAATATCATTAAAAGAGTATATCCAAACGTTAAAGTTGCTTTAGTGAAAATAGCCTGGCTGCTTGGTTGTAAAAGTTGTTCAAGGTCACTCTGAAATGGGAGCAACGATTTAGGTCTTTAGAATGGAGTCTCCTAAAGCCTTTTTTGTTTGACAAACTTATGCATATTTAGTTTTACCAAGAAATTTGGAGAGTCTGTAACTAGATCTTCTGTGTTTATTGCATGAGTTTGTTTTTGCTAACACTTTATCACACAGAGTTTCATATAAATTTCTTTACTTTCATGCTATTGTGAATGACTGAATGATACCAGGAACTTTGAAAACTTTGTTCACAGGATATTTTGTGTTAGAAAGACATTCTATATGCTTGGCAACATCTATTTCTCCTGACATACTGCATTCATTTAAATGAACACTAGATGTATACCAATGTACTATGTGCTTAAAActattttgagatatttaaaacctTATTATCTTTTTGATGCTCTTCAACGGCATAGATCGTCTAGCTGATTGGAAGAGGATCTATTTTATGATCTTCGCTATTCAACTGAATGATTTGAATCACAGTTCTTTCATATGTTTTACAGAGTACAAGGATGTGGTTCTACATTATTGAAAGAAGCTCAAAACTATATAATTAACCCTTTTTTTGGTGGGGGAAGTTACATATGGTTTCCTGTGCTTTCACCAATCTATATATTTCAGTTCTTTGGATTTTATATCCATCTTATGCTATTCCAAGGTTTAACCATTGACATTACTAAAATAAAGTTGCAGAATATAGAGAACAACGTTTTAGAGAGTCGGGGCAATGGGGATGAGTCTAAACTGCAAGAGAAAATTGTGCATCCTTATGAAGAAGAGAACAAATCTACCACAACTGAATTTATAGAGTACTGGGTTCCTGTGAGGCTATCCAACATACAGACAGAGCAGTATTGTGGATCTCTGTTTTCAAATTCAACTCTTTTGTGCTCTTCTTATAAGTTTGACAACCTAAAAGTCCTTCATGAGATACTTGTCTCAACCAAAAATGTAAGCATCTTCATTGGAATTTGAGGCTCCAGGTTCAGATTCAAACAAATTTTATAGTTATTAGCTTTAGAATTGATACTCAAATGCTgatttttactttttgtttgTACCTATTGTTGTCTGATGATTTTTAACTATTTCTGACTTTGTGATATGACAAACACTCTGTTCCAGTGCTGTGATCATCCTTATCTTGTGGATCAGTCTTTGCATACCTCTCTGATACAAGGTATTCCGCAAGCTGAGCAATGggatacacaaattaaactgaGTAGCAAATTGTATCTCCTGTATAAAGCCCTAATGGAGATTAACAAGCGAGGATTAAGAGTACTTATCCTCTATCAGGTGCTTTGATCAATCTCATATTTCTGATTCTTGGCCAACTAAAAGCATTTTTTACATTTTGATTCTTGAGTTGTTCCACTATGGACTACTAAGTTATCGGTCTTTGAATTATATTGCTTCTCTTTTATGTTTCTCAGTACATTTGATGTAGACGGTTGACCTATATAATCTTACGAGGGATTTTACatacaaatatatttatctCTTGAAACAGTCAATTGAAGGTTCTGGACCAATCACTATAGGAGATATGTTGGATGATATTATTCATGAAAAGTTTGGTGGGGATTCATTTGTACGTATTGATGGAAATATAGGTCGGTCGAAAAGACGAGAAGTTCTTGACACTTTCAATGAAAAAGATGGTGGGAAATTCGTCTTCTTGATGGAAACTCGTGCATGTGCTCCAAGCATTAAACTTAAATCCATAGACTCTGTTATTTTCTTCAATAGTGATTGGGACCCAATGAATGACTTGAAGGCTCTACGGAAGATCAATCTGGATTCCCAATTTAAACAGGTGAAGGTGTTCCGATTATATTCAGCATATACTGTAGAGGAAAAGGCATTGATTCTTACCAAGCTAGGCATGGCTCCAGTTGGCGATGTGCGCCATATAAGCCGGCGTACATGCCATGAGTTGCTTACCTGGGGTGCCTACTATTCATTTGAAAAGCTTCAAGACTTCCATGCAGTCAGAGATACAAATACAATTGATTCTTATGGAAACTCGTTTGTGGAAGATGTTTTCCACGAGCTATCAAACCTATTACCTAACAATGACAAGAGTAATGCTGATATCAAAAGCTCAACAATTTTGAAAGTACAGCAGATTGGAGGTGTTTACCCCACCGATATATCTTTGTTAGGTGAATTAGGGTATCCTCTCATGGACAACTTTTCAGTGATTGAGGAGATGTTAACCAAAGAACCACCCTACATTTTCTGGATAAATATACTCCAAGGGAGGACGCCTAGCTGGAAGTATTTTTCTTATAAATCACCTAGGACTAGGAAAGGTGTTCAATTGCTTGATTTTTCACCCGAGGAATGTGGTGGACCTACCAAGAGATGCAGGACAACGGCTGGAACCATTGCTTGCCAAACTTCAGGTTTTGCCAATATCCTTTGTATCTTATTATGGATGTGCCTCTTTCTTTCTGATGTTTCTCTTTCCTGTTTATGCTAACATTATTTAGTGAGGGAAAGAAAAATTCTAACATCATGGCCAACTCACAAGGTGAAGCAGCTTCTCCGAGGAACACACGGACTCCAATACTGGATAAGCCATCATTAACCAAGCTCCTGTCTCTGGTAATAATTTTGCATTGGATTTTCATCTTTTATCTTTACAAGGTTTTAGTTGACTTGTCAAGTGGCATGACCTAGCTTGGCCTAAGCCCGGTATTAGCTAGCATAGGACCGGTCTGGCAGTAAAACGAAACAGGCTCACCAGTTTAAACAAGCGTCAATTAGGTCTTATCTGGACCGGCCAGGGGCCCAAGCCCATTAGAAGCCCAGTATGGGCCCAGACAAGGCCAACTACTACTTATTGTagtattttaattctttttatcctaattttaattatttctactCAAACTGAATTTGCTTGGGCCAGACTGTATATTATTTCATTGGAGTGCCCTTGTGTCTTCCAGAAATTCGAGTTTCTGACTTGTCTTGCTGCTCTACTTTCGCAGTTGCCTTGTGTTGATCCTGATCAAAGTGATCACCAACTGGAATCAGAATCTTCTTTGCAACATTGTGCAGGAGCCCCCACGCAAAGAGCTCCAAATACGAATGAAGCTGTAAGAGCACGAGAAACCTGCCCAGGAACTCATATTGAGGTACTTCAATCTGTCTGTAAAGCTCTACAGACGGAGTTGGAAAAACTAGAGAAATGCAAAACTGAATCTTCAAAACAGCACAAAGATATGGTTTGTCATCCTAACTCCACATTTAGAGCCAAATCACGAGTATTAGCTTGTCTAACTCACATAACAGTTGGGCCTCCAATGATCAACCTGCAGAAACTGCAATCGAGATTGGCATACGAGAGAGAGGTTGATGAGATACGCAAGAAGTATGACGCAATGCTTCAGACTGCTGAGGAGGCTTTTCTGGAGGAGAAAAAAGCTATTGACAGTAGATACAACAAAATATTCGTCAATAAGGCATTTGTCGAGGCATTGATGCAGACGGATAACAAAAGTGCACCTCACACGCAAGTTTGTAAGTTATGTTTAGCATTAGAAAATGTACTTGCTTACAATTGATAATCGTATATCCTCCTTGTCCCAGTGGCAACAAAGTTTTCAGTGGAGCAGGCACATCGACTAATTTTTGATACGCCTGGATCAAGAACTGAACATAGGTCAGCAATATCCAGCTGCTCAGATCTCCACCATCATCAAGTCAGTGGTCTGAGGGCGCCTGCGCCACACTTGAGGCTTTCTCCGGCTTGTACGGTTCCCACACTACCGTCTGAGCCCCCAAGGATAACCTTTTCGCCAGTTAGCCTTGAGCAGGTGACATTCCCCTTACCGCGGTAAAAGAAACCTTTATCGTTCTTTCAGGTAGCTATAAAACTTGCTGAGATGCCAACAAAACCGAAAAGGAGATCCACACGTGTACATACATAGCCTCTCTTTTTTTGCTTTAAGTTTGGAGAGAACAGGCAGAAGAAACCAATATGTTTTTGCATGAAACAACAATTTGTTGGTATTTGATGAACTAAATATGATATCCAATATATTTGTGTCAATTTCCTGTTtcaaattattttgatttttttttaaaaaaattgatattgCATAGATATTATTGTTAGAATAAAATACACGTCTTATAAGACATGAAGAACTGTCTCAATAAACTACTTTTTGGGtcaaaaaaaatattccctccatcccattaaaagatttcaaatttctttgtgcgtgaaatttaagaaaatgatggagtctttattaaaataagtgggaagaataaagtaagagagaaatcgAATAAAATAGAGATTGAGAGACTAAAGTATAAGttagaataaaatatgagagaataaatatattacttaaaatgataatatgagtTTAAATTTTCTTTCCCATGAAACACTCACAAAAGTCAATTTGGGCCACAAATGACCCACGTCCATATAGTTGTTGGATTTCCAGCAGAAGactataaaaacaaataaattcatgGAATAGAATCTATTTAACCGATTATAggattaataatttttatggtaaaataataaattgcaTGTTTAGAACACAAATACTATACATAAGGAATTAAAttctaaaacatgaattctgcAGTCAGGTAAGATATCGTTAATGATTTATCAAATAATAGGACTTTACTAGAAAATTGATCGAAGATCTCTCACGACGTCTCCACGTGTGATGTCTATGTGCTCTGTCGCAGATCTTCTTATCAGTTTTCCAAACTCTTTATATGATCTTTGTGTAGGTAGAGTTTATCAAATAATACAACTATATAAGGACTTGGCTAGAAAATAGACATAACTTCATCTACAACGAAGAAACTGAAGAGAAATTCcttataaataaaagaaatttttaGAATTATCCCCGTGAATGtttgaaaattttcttttaaggTTTCTGTTTGATGTATAGGCTCATAATTATAGAAAgtagtacattaatttaaaagacTTATACCTCTTAAATAAACTGCAAACTGATCTGTTCACAAGAGCTACGGGCTTCtcggggtgagcaaaaaaatcgaaaatagaATATCCGAACCGAGCCAAaccgaaaatttaaaattcggttcggttatttcggtttttcggctCGGTTCTAATGTGAATCTTAGAGATTCAAGAACATATGTTTGCCCCGGACTTGctcttataaatatttcaaCAACTCAACATACCCAAtaagaaatgaaacaataaaaatggtgaaaaaggaagaagatgaatgcgttatgatttagatagatgcttggaacctatggaccttctacaaaacaatgGAGATAACCCAAGACAATTTTCACCGAAACAAGAatctaatggctccacaaaactagcaacTCAAGAATTAGAATTGCATACCTTAATATTCAATCTAAGCCCGACAATAGATTAAAATtcaaccacaagggattttgataAGTCTTCAAAGATGAAGAAGGATGCTCAATATTGAGACTTTGTTTGTTTACAAATGAGTTCAAAGCTGCCATGAAATAAACCCTAGCAAGAGTATTTATACTAGAGTGAAAAAGaagcaaaataaaacaattcttggTCAAAAAGCCACATCCCGGACAAAaaacccgaccgggtgttttccACGGCTCATTTCACCTGCCCGCGTGAAGTCTCTAGACAAAAACTGATTTCTCAGCAAAAACGCCAGACCGAGTGTTTTTGGGTTGGAAAAACACCCGCCAGCGTGTTTCTTTCTGCATTGCGCGACTTTCTTAAAATGATCATAACTTCCTCATccgggctccgattgaggcatgTAAGATACTCTCGCGAAGCTTTTTCGACGATGAAGACAATGATGTTCTGAGGAGTGCATTTGGACTTTATCTTCATAGTAAAATTCTAGTTTGAATCAGACCTCTGAATTCGGCTTGGTTCCTTGACATGTGTCCACCCTCTtctcggaccccaatcaacTCATGGCCCTCGACATCATTGTattctatgattgtgaatacccgAATTCATATCAGGTTcgatttaaaaattaaaaatttcaattttcggTTCGATTCAGGCttttaaaaaaactgaaaaacccaAAAActgaattaaatattaatataagtaTATTATATATGTGATAGTattacattaatatttaaaactaAAACCCTAAAAAAACATAACTATCAGACTTCTGCCTCCCTTCTCtaatctctatctctatctctatctgtatctctatctctatctctatcttcactctaagggtgtccactatagggggTTACGCCGGCCACCCCCATTCCGATACCGCCCTGCCGGCCTATAGTAGAGGGagcgtccgccccggggcggacgattTTTGTTGGGGTGGACGGCACTCCGGCGAGTTatgtgcgaggacgcgccggtcccCGATCgtcgcgcctataggcgcgccgaTCTATAGTGCGCCGGTGA
It contains:
- the LOC121792218 gene encoding helicase protein MOM1-like isoform X3 yields the protein MGMERETANAIKNCDTRNCKNTEKEGMYAVQISKDRKLNGRSYRGWLKSLVKQKGSDPSIEKESYLPQAHVNATGPKDSSDNESTNTNGSRSLSQPKRTDFQLRWVSNSGHAKKSYSPELAAQTELQNIENNVLESRGNGDESKLQEKIVHPYEEENKSTTTEFIEYWVPVRLSNIQTEQYCGSLFSNSTLLCSSYKFDNLKVLHEILVSTKNCCDHPYLVDQSLHTSLIQGIPQAEQWDTQIKLSSKLYLLYKALMEINKRGLRVLILYQSIEGSGPITIGDMLDDIIHEKFGGDSFVRIDGNIGRSKRREVLDTFNEKDGGKFVFLMETRACAPSIKLKSIDSVIFFNSDWDPMNDLKALRKINLDSQFKQVKVFRLYSAYTVEEKALILTKLGMAPVGDVRHISRRTCHELLTWGAYYSFEKLQDFHAVRDTNTIDSYGNSFVEDVFHELSNLLPNNDKSNADIKSSTILKVQQIGGVYPTDISLLGELGYPLMDNFSVIEEMLTKEPPYIFWINILQGRTPSWKYFSYKSPRTRKGVQLLDFSPEECGGPTKRCRTTAGTIACQTSASPRNTRTPILDKPSLTKLLSLLPCVDPDQSDHQLESESSLQHCAGAPTQRAPNTNEAVRARETCPGTHIEVLQSVCKALQTELEKLEKCKTESSKQHKDMKLQSRLAYEREVDEIRKKYDAMLQTAEEAFLEEKKAIDSRYNKIFVNKAFVEALMQTDNKSAPHTQVLATKFSVEQAHRLIFDTPGSRTEHRSAISSCSDLHHHQVSGLRAPAPHLRLSPACTVPTLPSEPPRITFSPVSLEQVTFPLPR
- the LOC121792218 gene encoding helicase protein MOM1-like isoform X4, which codes for MPKKVIVQNLLLRLRVQGCGSTLLKEAQNYIINPFFGGGSYIWFPVLSPIYIFQFFGFYIHLMLFQGLTIDITKIKLQNIENNVLESRGNGDESKLQEKIVHPYEEENKSTTTEFIEYWVPVRLSNIQTEQYCGSLFSNSTLLCSSYKFDNLKVLHEILVSTKNCCDHPYLVDQSLHTSLIQGIPQAEQWDTQIKLSSKLYLLYKALMEINKRGLRVLILYQSIEGSGPITIGDMLDDIIHEKFGGDSFVRIDGNIGRSKRREVLDTFNEKDGGKFVFLMETRACAPSIKLKSIDSVIFFNSDWDPMNDLKALRKINLDSQFKQVKVFRLYSAYTVEEKALILTKLGMAPVGDVRHISRRTCHELLTWGAYYSFEKLQDFHAVRDTNTIDSYGNSFVEDVFHELSNLLPNNDKSNADIKSSTILKVQQIGGVYPTDISLLGELGYPLMDNFSVIEEMLTKEPPYIFWINILQGRTPSWKYFSYKSPRTRKGVQLLDFSPEECGGPTKRCRTTAGTIACQTSGEAASPRNTRTPILDKPSLTKLLSLLPCVDPDQSDHQLESESSLQHCAGAPTQRAPNTNEAVRARETCPGTHIEVLQSVCKALQTELEKLEKCKTESSKQHKDMKLQSRLAYEREVDEIRKKYDAMLQTAEEAFLEEKKAIDSRYNKIFVNKAFVEALMQTDNKSAPHTQVLATKFSVEQAHRLIFDTPGSRTEHRSAISSCSDLHHHQVSGLRAPAPHLRLSPACTVPTLPSEPPRITFSPVSLEQVTFPLPR
- the LOC121792218 gene encoding helicase protein MOM1-like isoform X2, translated to MGMERETANAIKNCDTRNCKNTEKEGMYAVQISKDRKLNGRSYRGWLKSLVKQKGSDPSIEKESYLPQAHVNATGPKDSSDNESTNTNGSRSLSQPKRTDFQLRWVSNSGHAKKSYSPELAAQTENIENNVLESRGNGDESKLQEKIVHPYEEENKSTTTEFIEYWVPVRLSNIQTEQYCGSLFSNSTLLCSSYKFDNLKVLHEILVSTKNCCDHPYLVDQSLHTSLIQGIPQAEQWDTQIKLSSKLYLLYKALMEINKRGLRVLILYQSIEGSGPITIGDMLDDIIHEKFGGDSFVRIDGNIGRSKRREVLDTFNEKDGGKFVFLMETRACAPSIKLKSIDSVIFFNSDWDPMNDLKALRKINLDSQFKQVKVFRLYSAYTVEEKALILTKLGMAPVGDVRHISRRTCHELLTWGAYYSFEKLQDFHAVRDTNTIDSYGNSFVEDVFHELSNLLPNNDKSNADIKSSTILKVQQIGGVYPTDISLLGELGYPLMDNFSVIEEMLTKEPPYIFWINILQGRTPSWKYFSYKSPRTRKGVQLLDFSPEECGGPTKRCRTTAGTIACQTSGEAASPRNTRTPILDKPSLTKLLSLLPCVDPDQSDHQLESESSLQHCAGAPTQRAPNTNEAVRARETCPGTHIEVLQSVCKALQTELEKLEKCKTESSKQHKDMKLQSRLAYEREVDEIRKKYDAMLQTAEEAFLEEKKAIDSRYNKIFVNKAFVEALMQTDNKSAPHTQVLATKFSVEQAHRLIFDTPGSRTEHRSAISSCSDLHHHQVSGLRAPAPHLRLSPACTVPTLPSEPPRITFSPVSLEQVTFPLPR
- the LOC121792218 gene encoding helicase protein MOM1-like isoform X1 gives rise to the protein MGMERETANAIKNCDTRNCKNTEKEGMYAVQISKDRKLNGRSYRGWLKSLVKQKGSDPSIEKESYLPQAHVNATGPKDSSDNESTNTNGSRSLSQPKRTDFQLRWVSNSGHAKKSYSPELAAQTELQNIENNVLESRGNGDESKLQEKIVHPYEEENKSTTTEFIEYWVPVRLSNIQTEQYCGSLFSNSTLLCSSYKFDNLKVLHEILVSTKNCCDHPYLVDQSLHTSLIQGIPQAEQWDTQIKLSSKLYLLYKALMEINKRGLRVLILYQSIEGSGPITIGDMLDDIIHEKFGGDSFVRIDGNIGRSKRREVLDTFNEKDGGKFVFLMETRACAPSIKLKSIDSVIFFNSDWDPMNDLKALRKINLDSQFKQVKVFRLYSAYTVEEKALILTKLGMAPVGDVRHISRRTCHELLTWGAYYSFEKLQDFHAVRDTNTIDSYGNSFVEDVFHELSNLLPNNDKSNADIKSSTILKVQQIGGVYPTDISLLGELGYPLMDNFSVIEEMLTKEPPYIFWINILQGRTPSWKYFSYKSPRTRKGVQLLDFSPEECGGPTKRCRTTAGTIACQTSGEAASPRNTRTPILDKPSLTKLLSLLPCVDPDQSDHQLESESSLQHCAGAPTQRAPNTNEAVRARETCPGTHIEVLQSVCKALQTELEKLEKCKTESSKQHKDMKLQSRLAYEREVDEIRKKYDAMLQTAEEAFLEEKKAIDSRYNKIFVNKAFVEALMQTDNKSAPHTQVLATKFSVEQAHRLIFDTPGSRTEHRSAISSCSDLHHHQVSGLRAPAPHLRLSPACTVPTLPSEPPRITFSPVSLEQVTFPLPR